The Stomatobaculum sp. F0698 genomic sequence AATGCCGAGGCCGTAGACAAAGCGGGACAAGGGCATGCTTCTCGCCTTCTCGGCCGCCTCGATGAGCTTTGCCGCGGAGGCCTCGCCGAACCCCTTCATCGCAGCGATATCCGCCTCCGCACGCTTTAAGTGAAAGAGATCCGCATAGCGGTGGATGAAACCCTCCTGAATCAGCTTTTCGAGCGTGGTCTCCGAGAGTCCCTCGATGTGAAAGGCGTCGCGGCTCGTCATCAGCGCAAAGCGCTTCACGCGCTTAATCGCGCAGTCCGGGTTCACACAGTAGAGGGTTTCCGCATCGTTCTCTTTGCGTATCTCCGTCTCCGTGCCGCAGACCGGACAGTGTGCGGGCGGCTCGGCCGTTCCGCTCTTGGTGAGGTTCTCCGCAATCTGCGGAATGATCATATTTGCCTTGTAGACCCGAATGCGGTCGCCTATGCCGAGTTTTAAGCCGCGGAGCACACTCACATTGTGGACGCTTGCGCGCCGCACTTCGGTGCCCTCAAGATCCACCGGGTCAAAAATCGCAACCGGGTTAATGAGCCCCGTCCGCGAGGGACTCCACTCGATTTCGCGGAGCACTGTCTCCGCCTGCTCATCCTGCCACTTGAAGGCAATCGCGTTTCGCGGAAACTTTGCCGTGCGCCCCAGCGACTCGCCGTACGCAATGTCATCAAGCAAGAGCACGAGGCCGTCCGAGGGGAAGTCGTTCTCCGGAATCTTCGCTTCAAAACGGAGCACGCTGTCCCGCAGGGTATCCGCGGTCACGGTCTCGTATTCGACCACCTCAAAGCCCTGGTCGCTAAGCCACGCAAACTGCGCCGCGCGGGAGTTGTTGAACTCGACACCCTCCGCCTCCACCAAGGAGAAGGCGTGGAAGTAAACGCCGCGCGCCGCCGTCACCGCGGGGTCCAGCTGGCGCACCGTGCCCGTGCAGAGGTTCCGCGGGTTCTTATACTTTGCCTCTGTCTCCGGCAGTTCCGCATTGATGCGCGCAAAATCCGAGTAGCGCATCAGGGCTTCGCCGCGGAGCAGAAGTTCCCCCTTGAACGGGATGCGGAGCGGCACATTGCGAAACGCCCGCACGGTTCCTGTCACAAGCTCGCCGATATAGCCGTTGCCGCGCGTCACCGCCTGATAGAGCTCGCCGTCCCGGTAGCGCAGTACTATCGTGAGGCCGTCCATCTTCCAAGAGAGCAGTGCCTTCTGCGTTCCGAGCCAGGAAATCAACTCGTCCACGCTCTTGGTCTTGTCGAGCGAGAGCATGGGCTGCTCATGGGTTACCTTGGGGAGCGAGGACAGCACTTCATAGCCGACGCTCTGCGTCGGGGAACCCGAGAGCACAATGCCGCTCTCCTCTTCGAGGCGCTTCAATTCGTCATAGGCGCGGTCGTAGTCGAAGTTACTCATAATCTCGCGGCTCTCCTGATAGTAGGCGCGCGCCGCCGGAAGCAGGGTATCAATCAGGGCCTGCATCTTTTCTCTCAGTTTTTTTTCTTCCACGATCCCGCCTCCTTTCCGCGGCTCTTAAAATATGCCTTTTGCCGCGCTTCATAGTTTTTCTTGCGCCGCTGCTCCGTGCGCACCGTCTTCGCCGTCTTGCTCTGCTGATTCCGCGGCTTCTCCTGAAGCAGCGCGAGCAGGGTCTTAAGCTCCGATGCCGTCACATTGCGGTACGCACCGCTGTGAAGATTATTGAGACGTATGTTCATGATGCGGATGCGCTTTAGGCTGATCACGTGAAAACCGCAGGCCTCGCACATGCGGCGAATCTGCCGGTTTAAGCCCTGGGTCAGGGTAATCGCAAAGCTTGTCTTATCCCGCGGTTCTACCTTGCAGGGCAGGGTCGTGACCTGCAGTTCCTCAAGGTGCACGCCGCGGCGCAGCTTGTCCAGAAAATTCTCGGTCAACGCCTTGTCCACGCGGACAAGGTACTCCTTTTCATGCCCGTTCTCACAGCGCAAAATTTGGTTCACGAGTTCGCCCTGATTCGTGAGAAGCAGGAGTCCCTCCGAGTCCTTATCAAGCCGCCCGATCGGGTAAATGCGCTCCGGGTACTCGAGCATGTCCACGATATTCGGCGCGCGGTCATTGTCCGTCGTCGTGCAGACCACACCGACCGGCTTATTGACCGCGATCAAAATCTTCTTTTTGGAGGCCAGCTCCTCGACCGCGCCGACCCGCTTGCCGTTTACCTTGACTTCCATGCCGGCAGAGACCAGCGTCCCGAGTTCCGCCGCCTCTCCCGCGACCGTCACCTTGCCGGCCGCAATGAGCCGGTCCGCCTCACGGCGCGAGCAAACGCCCGCCGCACTCAAGAACTTGTTGATGCGCATTTCCTCGCTCTGATTCACTGTTCTCCCCCTCCGGCGCCGATTCACGCCTCTGTTATACCGCTGTAACTTACAATTATAGGCAAAGCGAGCCTATTCAGTCAAGTTTAGCGCTCTCCCCCGCGCATAAGCAAAGGACCGGAGCTAACGCCCAGGTCCTTTGACAATATCGAAACTCCGATTTACTCGATGAACATCGCATCCCCGAAGCTGAAGAAGCGGTAGCGCTCCCTCACCGCCTCGCGATAGGCATGCAGAATTTTCTCTCGCCCGGCGAGCGCACTGACCAGCATGACCAGTGTGGACTCGGGGAGATGGAAGTTGGTAATCAGGCAGTCCAGAATGCGGAAGCGATAACCGGGGTAGATGAAGATTTTGGTGTAGCCGCTCTCCGCGCGCAGTGTTCCGTCCTCATTCGCCGCGGATTCGAGGGTGCGGCAGCTCGTCGTGCCGACACATACAATGCGACCGCCCGCCGCCTTTGCGCGGTTCACGGCCTCTGCGGCTTCCTCGCTCACCACATAGAACTCCTCGTGCATATGGTGCTTCAGAATGTCCTGCTCCTTCACCGGGCGGAAGGTGCCGAGTCCCACATGGAGGGTCACACGCACAATGATAATGCCCTTCTCCGCAAGACGCTTTAAAAGCTCCTCGGTAAAATGAAGTCCCGCCGTCGGCGCCGCCGCACTGCCCTCGTGCGCCGCATAGACCGTCTGGTAGCGGTTCTTGTCTTTTAACTGATGGTGGATGTAGGGCGGCAGAGGCATCTGTCCGAGTTCATCCAAGATTTCCTCAAAGACGCCCTCGTAGGAGAAGCGCACAAAGCGATTGCCGTCCTCGGTCTGTCCCACAATCTCGCCGATGAGTTTCCCTGCGCCGAAGCTGATCTTCGTTCCGATGGGGCACTTTCTGCCGGGCTTCACCAGAGTCTCCCAGGTTCTGTCCTCTTTCCGCGTGAGGAGCAGAACCTCCACCTTGGCTCCCGTGCCCACCTTTTCGCCGATGAGGCGCGCCGGGATTACCTTCGTGTCGTTTAAGACCAGACAGTCGCCGGGTTTTAAGTACTCTGTGATATCCCGGAAGTGTCTGTGCTCAATTTCACCGCTCTCCTTGTGCAACACCATGAGGCGCGAGGAAGCTCTGTCCTCGAGCGGATCCTGTGCAATCAGTTCCTCCGGCAACTCGTAGTAAAAATCTTTTAACTCCATCAGCCTTCCGTCCCTTCCGAAGCCGCGGCGCCGGTCTCCGCCGCCGTTTCCGCCGGAGCGGCGCTCTCCGCGCTCGTCTCTGCTGACTCCGTGCCTGCTCGGCCGGGAATTTCAATGACCGCATCGGTCACCGCCTCGGTGCTCTCCTCTTCTTCCGCATCTGCGGCCGCGGCTGCGCCGCCGCCCGCACGGAGTTTCTGGTAGAGCGAACCGAGCTTTGCATCGCTCACAATTGCCTTCGCGAGCGCCGTGCGGTAGTCGTTGTTCATCTTCTTGACCGCCTCACTGCCCTCGGCCGCCTTGACCGCAGCCGTCTCTGCCTCGTTCAGCATCTCATCCGTCTTCATCCGAAGACCCTCATCGGTCTTTACGATGTAGGCGCGGAGCAGGACCGGCGCCGGGGTCTGAATCTTGCGGAACCAAGCCTGGGTCTCGATGTAGGCGATATAGCTTCCGCTCTCCACCCCCGGAATCACATAGATTGAGGTGTTCTCAAAGGACTCATAGAGCTTCTTTTCCGCCGCCATCTGCTCCTTTAATTTTGCGAGCCCCTCTTCGTCGGAGAGTCCGAAAATCTGATAGAGCTCCTCTGCATCGCCCTGGGCCCGCGCCGTCAGATAGTCCTGCACCAGAGTATGAATTTCCGTGTCCGAAGTCTTTTCGGGCGCAGCCGACGCATAATCGTAGCCTGCCGTCTCCGCCTTGCTTTCTTTCGGCTTTGCCGTCTTTTTGTGATCCAGCGCGAGAATCACAAGAATCAGAATGAGCGCCGCCAGCGGCAACAGGAGAAATCGCCCGAAACGCTGCAGCGTGAGCTCATCGATTCCAAAGATCTTTCTGTTCTTTTCGTAACGCACTCGTTTATCCTCCCTTGTAATCCTACCATTTTAGCATGATTTTAAGGGAGACTCCAGTCCACAATTTTATCCCGCAGCGCTCTGTATATCTGAATGCAATCCTCGCTTCACGGAAGCAGATTGTCACACAGCGGCGCAGCAGCTACGCCAAACGCAAAGGCACAAGCCGCCGTCAGGGTAAGCGCAGGGGCAAATACTCGGATTTTCCTCTTTTGCACAGACATAGCTTGCGCATCGGTTGCACTTGCGGCGCAAAAAAAGAGAAGCCCGTTTCCGGGCTTCTCTCGGTCTGTGTCTGGCGGGATTCGAACCCGCGACCTTCAGAGTCGGAGTCTGACGCGCTATCCAGCTGCGCTACAAACACAAAGTACTCTACTACTATACTCTGTTTTGTGTCGCAGGGCAAGGTTATCTTTTAGCCCCGCCGATTGCGCTTATGCTCCGCAGGTTTCTCGAATTTACCCGCGACGGCGCGCTGTACCTCGGCCGCTTTCTCCCGGCTCTCGGGGTCGCTGCGAAGGCGCAGTACCTCTCCCATGCGGTCTCTGAGTCGCGCTGCCTCCTCGAAGTTGAGTTCGGCCGCCGCCTGGCGCATCTTCTTCTCGAGCTCCTTCGAGAGACGACGCAGTTCCTCGTCGCTCATGGACTCCGGATCCTTGTCCCAGTGCTTTTGGTCCGCAATGACGGCTTTGGTCATCATAATCACATCTCGAACCGCCTTTTTGATGGTGGTCGGTGTGATGCCGTGTGCCTTGTTGTAAGCCTCCTGAATCGTGCGGCGGCGCTCTGTCTCCGAAATGGCGCGGCGCATGGAGTCCGTCATGTTATCGGCATACATAATCACGTGCCCCTCGGCATTTCTCGCCGCACGGCCTATGGTCTGCACGAGCGAGGTCTCCGAGCGCAGGAAGCCCTCCTTGTCGGCATCCAGAATCGCGACCAAAGAAATCTCCGGGATATCAAGACCCTCGCGGAGCAGATTGATGCCGACAAGCACATCGAACTCATCGAGGCGCATGGCGCGGATGATCTGCGCGCGCTCCAAAGTGTCAATGTCCGAGTGCAGATAGCGCACCCGCACACCGACCTCCCGGAGGTAGCTTGTTAAGTCCTCCGCCATGCGCTTGGTGAGTGTTGTGACCAGGACCTTATTCTTCTTCTCAATCTCTTTGTTGATTTCGCAGAGCAAATCGTCAATCTGGCCCTCGACCGGGCGCACCGAAATTTCGGGGTCCAGAAGACCGGTCGGACGTATCAGCTGTTCCGCGCGAAGCAGCTCGTGCTCCGCCTCGTAGCGACTCGGTGTCGCCGAGACAAAGAGCATCTGGTTCATGCGCTCCTCGAACTCCGTAAAGTTCAGGGGACGGTTGTCCATGGAACTCGGCAGGCGGAAGCCGTACTTTACTAACGTTGACTTTCGCGCAAAGTTGCCGTTAAACATGCCGCCGATTTGCGATATCGTGATGTGGCTCTCGTCGACAATCGTGAGAAAGTCCTTCGGAAAATAGTCAATCAAGGTAAACGGCGGTTCGCCCGGCTTCTGCTCCGTCAAAAAGCGGGTGTAGTTCTCAATGCCGGAGCAAAAACCCGTTTCCCTTAACATC encodes the following:
- the ligA gene encoding NAD-dependent DNA ligase LigA, producing the protein MQALIDTLLPAARAYYQESREIMSNFDYDRAYDELKRLEEESGIVLSGSPTQSVGYEVLSSLPKVTHEQPMLSLDKTKSVDELISWLGTQKALLSWKMDGLTIVLRYRDGELYQAVTRGNGYIGELVTGTVRAFRNVPLRIPFKGELLLRGEALMRYSDFARINAELPETEAKYKNPRNLCTGTVRQLDPAVTAARGVYFHAFSLVEAEGVEFNNSRAAQFAWLSDQGFEVVEYETVTADTLRDSVLRFEAKIPENDFPSDGLVLLLDDIAYGESLGRTAKFPRNAIAFKWQDEQAETVLREIEWSPSRTGLINPVAIFDPVDLEGTEVRRASVHNVSVLRGLKLGIGDRIRVYKANMIIPQIAENLTKSGTAEPPAHCPVCGTETEIRKENDAETLYCVNPDCAIKRVKRFALMTSRDAFHIEGLSETTLEKLIQEGFIHRYADLFHLKRAEADIAAMKGFGEASAAKLIEAAEKARSMPLSRFVYGLGIPGVGVQNAKVLAKAFHGDFAALRAASAEALTEVDGIGEVMAADIVNFFADPREQEIIDELLKEVTLEPEASAGAASELYAGKVFVITGSLTQFPNRTALKDYITARGGKVAGEVSAKTTALINNDITSGSSKNKKARELGIPIISEADFLAGLG
- the uvrB gene encoding excinuclease ABC subunit UvrB, with protein sequence MKFELHSEFQPTGDQPQAIRQLVEGFREGNQFETLVGVTGSGKTFTMANVIQELQKPTLIISHNKTLAAQLYSEMKEFFPKNAVEYFVSYYDYYQPEAYVPQTDTYIEKDAATNEEIDRLRNSATSALLEREDVIVVASVSCIYGLGSPTDYKNMMVSLRPGQEKDRDEVIAELINIQYSRNDLDFHRGTFRVRGDVIEIFPADQDKLAYRVEFFGDEIDKITETDVLTGNPLAEVLHISIYPANHYVVPREKIERAAREILAECEDYVKLLKSEDKLLEAQRIEERTHYDVEMLRETGFCSGIENYTRFLTEQKPGEPPFTLIDYFPKDFLTIVDESHITISQIGGMFNGNFARKSTLVKYGFRLPSSMDNRPLNFTEFEERMNQMLFVSATPSRYEAEHELLRAEQLIRPTGLLDPEISVRPVEGQIDDLLCEINKEIEKKNKVLVTTLTKRMAEDLTSYLREVGVRVRYLHSDIDTLERAQIIRAMRLDEFDVLVGINLLREGLDIPEISLVAILDADKEGFLRSETSLVQTIGRAARNAEGHVIMYADNMTDSMRRAISETERRRTIQEAYNKAHGITPTTIKKAVRDVIMMTKAVIADQKHWDKDPESMSDEELRRLSKELEKKMRQAAAELNFEEAARLRDRMGEVLRLRSDPESREKAAEVQRAVAGKFEKPAEHKRNRRG
- the queA gene encoding tRNA preQ1(34) S-adenosylmethionine ribosyltransferase-isomerase QueA is translated as MELKDFYYELPEELIAQDPLEDRASSRLMVLHKESGEIEHRHFRDITEYLKPGDCLVLNDTKVIPARLIGEKVGTGAKVEVLLLTRKEDRTWETLVKPGRKCPIGTKISFGAGKLIGEIVGQTEDGNRFVRFSYEGVFEEILDELGQMPLPPYIHHQLKDKNRYQTVYAAHEGSAAAPTAGLHFTEELLKRLAEKGIIIVRVTLHVGLGTFRPVKEQDILKHHMHEEFYVVSEEAAEAVNRAKAAGGRIVCVGTTSCRTLESAANEDGTLRAESGYTKIFIYPGYRFRILDCLITNFHLPESTLVMLVSALAGREKILHAYREAVRERYRFFSFGDAMFIE
- a CDS encoding pseudouridine synthase — its product is MNQSEEMRINKFLSAAGVCSRREADRLIAAGKVTVAGEAAELGTLVSAGMEVKVNGKRVGAVEELASKKKILIAVNKPVGVVCTTTDNDRAPNIVDMLEYPERIYPIGRLDKDSEGLLLLTNQGELVNQILRCENGHEKEYLVRVDKALTENFLDKLRRGVHLEELQVTTLPCKVEPRDKTSFAITLTQGLNRQIRRMCEACGFHVISLKRIRIMNIRLNNLHSGAYRNVTASELKTLLALLQEKPRNQQSKTAKTVRTEQRRKKNYEARQKAYFKSRGKEAGSWKKKN